A region from the Canis lupus baileyi chromosome 27, mCanLup2.hap1, whole genome shotgun sequence genome encodes:
- the LOC140619818 gene encoding nebulin-related-anchoring protein-like isoform X2 yields MLQVTRAKKSQEIASAMDYKHILHNCSYPPDSINVDLAKEAYALQSDVEYKADYNSWMKGCGWVPFGSLEMGKAKRASDTLNEVAYKARGEELLHKYNLPADLPQFIQAKVNAYSINENMYKNRLERFEQEGL; encoded by the exons ATGCTCCAAGTTACTCGAGCTAAGAAATCTCAGGAAATTGCCAGTGCTATGGACTATAAGCACATCTTACACAATTGCAGCTACCCACCCGATAGCATCAACGTGGATCTTGCCAAGGAGGCTTATGCACTGCAGAGTGAT GTTGAATACAAGGCTGACTACAACAGCTGGATGAAAGGTTGTGGCTGGGTGCCTTTTGGATCCTTAGAAATGGGAAAGGCAAAGAGAGCTTCAGACACCCTAAATGAG GTAGCATACAAAGCCAGAGGAGAAGAACTTCTTCACAAGTACAACCTGCCAGCCGACCTGCCCCAGTTCATCCAGGCTAAAGTTAATGCCTACAGTATCAATGAG aatatgTACAAAAACAGGCTTGAAAGATTTGAGCAAGAAGGGCTATGA
- the LOC140619818 gene encoding nebulin-like isoform X1, translated as MLQVTRAKKSQEIASAMDYKHILHNCSYPPDSINVDLAKEAYALQSDVEYKADYNSWMKGCGWVPFGSLEMGKAKRASDTLNEHTKPEEKNFFTSTTCQPTCPSSSRLKLMPTVSMRICTKTGLKDLSKKGYDLRTDTIPIRASKAAWQAASEVQYKKDYENTKGKMVGFQSLQDDPKLVHYMNVVKIQSDREYKKDYEKTKTKYNTPHDVFNVVVAKKAQDVASNVNYKHTLHHYTYLPDAMDLE; from the exons ATGCTCCAAGTTACTCGAGCTAAGAAATCTCAGGAAATTGCCAGTGCTATGGACTATAAGCACATCTTACACAATTGCAGCTACCCACCCGATAGCATCAACGTGGATCTTGCCAAGGAGGCTTATGCACTGCAGAGTGAT GTTGAATACAAGGCTGACTACAACAGCTGGATGAAAGGTTGTGGCTGGGTGCCTTTTGGATCCTTAGAAATGGGAAAGGCAAAGAGAGCTTCAGACACCCTAAATGAG CATACAAAGCCAGAGGAGAAGAACTTCTTCACAAGTACAACCTGCCAGCCGACCTGCCCCAGTTCATCCAGGCTAAAGTTAATGCCTACAGTATCAATGAG aatatgTACAAAAACAGGCTTGAAAGATTTGAGCAAGAAGGGCTATGACCTGAGAACGGACACGATTCCCATCAGAGCCTCCAAAGCTGCCTGGCAGGCAGCAAGTGAG GTTCAATacaaaaaagattatgaaaacaCCAAAGGGAAAATGGTTGGCTTCCAAAGTCTCCAAGATGATCCTAAACTGGTTCACTATATGAATGTAGTCAAGATACAATCCGACCGGGAGTATAAAAAAGACTatgagaagacaaaaacaaaatacaacacaCCCCATGATGTGTTCAATGTTGTGGTAGCCAAGAAAGCTCAGGATGTTGCCAGCAATGTCAACTATAAGCATACACTCCATCATTACACCTATCTGCCTGATGCCATGGACCTGGAGTAG